In Botrytis cinerea B05.10 chromosome 6, complete sequence, the following proteins share a genomic window:
- the Bcktr6 gene encoding Bcktr6 produces MPRGKVKENGARLDRWKTRVSVKIGMGLRIIKRWSRLKCWEDWNGANRWMIRVKLKIKKRGRNFSTSSRRHYRFFMFMIGFCFVSTLFFYFFPSSTYTSSSLPDIHTLGSYIPIQPFLSSPVNSKSKTQTKNPDPIKWLQENSNNRYAITNTPKTWASKISEWKSPRPKAALISLVRNSELEGMLQSMRQLEARWNHKYMYPWIFFNDEPFSREFMEKTRNATAAECRYEVVPAEYWTMPEWVDEGRFMNSLDYLGTIGVGKGWMVSYHHMCRWNSGFFFRMGVLQGVEWYWRVEPDVHFFCNINYDIFRFMRDNNLKYGFNMNILDDARSFPSLWTKTRAFATANPHLLHPDADLDWLLDKGEYNNCQFFSNFEIGSLDFWRGDRHQKYFEYLDRSGGFYYERWGDAPVHTLSVGMFLGKSEMWWFGDVGYQHGINRVCPGGKDGMCSCEETRVDEGFYKLVPLESPQRKPRDTCIRTWLGGEWVRKREGWERDAEMRMGGDGFGGYVLGGDEREGMSEV; encoded by the exons ATGCCGAGGGGAAAAGTAAAGGAAAATGGAGCGAGACTGGATAGGTGGAAGACGAGGGTAAGTGTTAAAATTGGTATGGGATTGAGGATAATTAAGAGATGGAGTCGATTGAAATGCTGGGAAGATTGGAACGGTGcaaatagatggatgataagagtaaaattgaagataaaaaagagagggagaaattTTAG CACGAGTAGCCGTCGTCATTATCGTTTCTTTATGTTTATGATAGGCTTCTGCTTCGTATCAACACTTTTCTTCTActtttttccttcatctaCTTATACTTCCTCCTCTTTACCTGATATCCACACACTAGGTTCATACATCCCCATCCAACcatttctctcctcccccgtaaactccaaatccaaaacacAAACAAAGAACCCCGATCCCATTAAGTGGCTTCAAGAAAATTCCAACAACCGTTACGCTATCACCAACACCCCAAAAACATGGGCCTCCAAAATATCAGAATGGAAATCTCCACGTCCCAAAGCGGCGCTTATTTCGCTCGTCCGCAATTCCGAACTCGAAGGCATGTTGCAATCGATGCGACAGCTGGAAGCGAGATGGAATCACAAATACATGTACCCGTGGATATTTTTCAACGATGAACCTTTCTCGCGGGAATTCATGGAGAAGACGAGGAATGCGACGGCGGCGGAATGTCGCTATGAGGTTGTGCCGGCGGAGTATTGGACCATGCCGGAATGGGTGGATGAGGGGAGGTTCATGAATAGTCTGGATTATTTGGGTACGATTGGGGTGGGgaagggatggatggttaGTTATCATCATATGTGTAGGTGGAATAGTGGGTTCTTTTTTCGGATGGGGGTTTTGCAGGGTGTGGAGTGGTATTGGAGGGTTGAACCGGAT GTTCATTTCTTTTGCAACATCAACTACGACATCTTCCGCTTCATGCGTGataataatctcaaatacGGATTCAACATGAACATCCTCGACGACGCACgatcatttccatctctctgGACCAAAACCCGTGCTTTCGCAACCGCCAATCcgcatcttcttcatccggACGCGGATCTCGATTGGTTGTTAGATAAAGGCGAATACAACAATTGTCAATTTTTCTCGAATTTCGAGATTGGCTCCCTGGATTTCTGGCGCGGTGATCGTCATCAGAAGTATTTCGAATACTTGGATCGCTCGGGAGGATTTTATTATGAGAGGTGGGGTGATGCGCCGGTGCATACGCTTAGTGTAGGGATGTTTTTGGGGAAGAGCGAAATGTGGTGGTTTGGGGATGTGGGATATCAGCATGGGATTAATCGCGTGTGTCCAGGGGGGAAGGATGGCATGTGTAGTTGTGAGGAAACGAGAGTGGATGAGGGATTTTATAAGTTGGTGCCGTTGGAGAGTCCGCAGAGGAAACCGAGGGATACGTGTATTAGGACGTGGCTTGGGGGGGAGTGggtgaggaagagagagggttGGGAGAGGGATGCGGAGATGCggatgggaggggatgggTTTGGGGGGTATGTTTTGGGTGGGGatgaaagggaagggatgAGTGAGGTGTAA
- the Bcktr6 gene encoding Bcktr6, which yields MPRGKVKENGARLDRWKTRVSVKIGMGLRIIKRWSRLKCWEDWNGANRWMIRVKLKIKKRGRNFSTSSRRHYRFFMFMIGFCFVSTLFFYFFPSSTYTSSSLPDIHTLGSYIPIQPFLSSPVNSKSKTQTKNPDPIKWLQENSNNRYAITNTPKTWASKISEWKSPRPKAALISLVRNSELEGMLQSMRQLEARWNHKYMYPWIFFNDEPFSREFMEKTRNATAAECRYEVVPAEYWTMPEWVDEGRFMNSLDYLGTIGVGKGWMVSYHHMCSFLLQHQLRHLPLHA from the exons ATGCCGAGGGGAAAAGTAAAGGAAAATGGAGCGAGACTGGATAGGTGGAAGACGAGGGTAAGTGTTAAAATTGGTATGGGATTGAGGATAATTAAGAGATGGAGTCGATTGAAATGCTGGGAAGATTGGAACGGTGcaaatagatggatgataagagtaaaattgaagataaaaaagagagggagaaattTTAG CACGAGTAGCCGTCGTCATTATCGTTTCTTTATGTTTATGATAGGCTTCTGCTTCGTATCAACACTTTTCTTCTActtttttccttcatctaCTTATACTTCCTCCTCTTTACCTGATATCCACACACTAGGTTCATACATCCCCATCCAACcatttctctcctcccccgtaaactccaaatccaaaacacAAACAAAGAACCCCGATCCCATTAAGTGGCTTCAAGAAAATTCCAACAACCGTTACGCTATCACCAACACCCCAAAAACATGGGCCTCCAAAATATCAGAATGGAAATCTCCACGTCCCAAAGCGGCGCTTATTTCGCTCGTCCGCAATTCCGAACTCGAAGGCATGTTGCAATCGATGCGACAGCTGGAAGCGAGATGGAATCACAAATACATGTACCCGTGGATATTTTTCAACGATGAACCTTTCTCGCGGGAATTCATGGAGAAGACGAGGAATGCGACGGCGGCGGAATGTCGCTATGAGGTTGTGCCGGCGGAGTATTGGACCATGCCGGAATGGGTGGATGAGGGGAGGTTCATGAATAGTCTGGATTATTTGGGTACGATTGGGGTGGGgaagggatggatggttaGTTATCATCATATGT GTTCATTTCTTTTGCAACATCAACTACGACATCTTCCGCTTCATGCGTGa